In one window of Nerophis ophidion isolate RoL-2023_Sa linkage group LG05, RoL_Noph_v1.0, whole genome shotgun sequence DNA:
- the LOC133553672 gene encoding uncharacterized protein LOC133553672: MASVADAVDEPMAMALDLPDEEGNTREQGCQTDWVPIGTAPTAMTSGKSTQTGKVHHRSKGHQVTPEILERVRARVSEVPSPSAAAPSDSPEMKPNIASPGASGTQAKLRPPPALFDEGPASSPAAPSDSGSSDVSYEPSGSSTSDPCQSEGPPDPTRTPKMREEGCHKEPKYIFFESCLQSLVNWCHCPACSSQDIRPSWDLNRPYNVHHVTRGVGGAASQTLALMPQATSCYLLAYSSLSHLLARCCKC; this comes from the exons ATGGCATCTGTGGCAGATGCGGTGGATGAACCAATGGCAATGGCACTAGATTTGCCTGATGAGGAG GGAAATACAAGAGAACAAGGATGCCAGACGGACTGGGTACCGATTGGGACAGcaccaacggcaatgactagtGGCAAGAGCACCCAAACAGGGAAAGTACATCATAGATCAAAGG GACACCAGGTGACCCCAGAGATCCTCGAGAGGGTTAGAGCCAGGGTTAGTGAAGTCCCATCGCCAAGTGCAGCAGCTCCATCTGACAGCCCCGAGATGAAGCCCAACATAGCATCTCCAGGTGCGTCTGGAACGCAAGCCAAGCTACGACCACCTCCTGCATTGTTTGATGAAGGACCAGCATCAAGTCCCGCTGCACCTTCTGATAGTGGTTCTTCCGATGTCAGTTATGAGCCAAGTGGGTCATCGACATCGGATCCGTGTCAATCTGAAGGGCCGCCAGATCCCACACGTACTCCCAAGATGCGGGAAGAGGGCTGCCACAAGGAACCGAAGTACATCTTCTTTGAATCGTGCCTCCAGAGTCTTGTCAATTGGTGTCACTGTCCAGCCTGTAGCAGCCAGGACATAAGGCCTTCTTGGGATTTGAACAGACCATACAATGTGCATCATGTGACCAGAGGAGTAGGTGGAGCAGCCAGCCAAACATTGGCCCTTATGCCGCAGGCAACATCCTGCTATCTGCTGGCATACTCTTCGCTGTCGCATCTTCTGGCAAGGTGTTGCAAATGCTGA